One Camelus bactrianus isolate YW-2024 breed Bactrian camel chromosome 14, ASM4877302v1, whole genome shotgun sequence genomic region harbors:
- the DIS3 gene encoding exosome complex exonuclease RRP44 isoform X2 yields the protein MSAENQLQVIFITNDRKNKEKAIEEGIPAFTCEEYIKSLTANPELIDRLACLSEEGNEIESGKIIFSEHLPLSKLQQGIKSGTYLQGTFRASRENYLEATVWVHGDTEENKEIILQGLKNLNRAIHEDIVAVELLPKSQWVAPSSVVLHDEGQNEDDMEKEEERERILKSAVSEKMLKPTGRIVGIIKRNWRPYCGMLSKSDIKESRRHLFTPADKRIPRIRIETRQASTLEGQRIIVAVDGWPRSSRYPNGHFVKNLGEVGDKETETEVLLLEHDVPHQPFSQAVLGFLPKMPWSITEQDMENREDLRHLCVCSVDPPGCTDIDDALHCRELKNGNLEVGVHIADVSHFIRPGNALDQESARRGTTVYLCEKRIDMVPELLSSNLCSLRSNVDRLAFSCIWEMNDNAEILKTRFTKSVINSKASLTYAEAQMRIDSATMNDNITTSLRGLNKLAKILKKRRIEKGALTLSSPEVRFHMDSETHDPIDLQTKELRETNSMVEEFMLLANISVAKKIHEEFSEHALLRKHPAPPPSNYEILVKAAKSKNLEIKTDTAKSLADSLDRADSPIFPYLNTLLRILATRCMMQAVYFCSGMDNDFHHYGLASPIYTHFTSPIRRYADIIVHRLLAVAIGADCTYPELTDKHKLADLCKNLNFRHKMAQYAQRASVAFHTQLFFKSKGIVSEEAYILFVKKNAIVVLIPKYGLEGTVFFEEKDKPKPRLIYDDEVPSLKIEDTVFHIFDKVKVKIMLDSSNLQHQKIRMSLVEPQIPGISVPPDTSNTDMNEPERKKKKLQK from the exons AATGAAATAGAGAgtggaaaaataatattttcagagCATCTTCCGTTAAGTAAGCTACAACAAGGCATAAAATCGGGTACATACCTTCAAGGAACATTTAGAGCCAGCAGGGAAAATTACTTAGAAGCCACAGTGTGGGTTCATGGAGacactgaagaaaataaagag ATAATCCTACAAGGACTTAAAAATTTAAACCGAGCAATTCATGAAGATATTGTGGCTGTGGAACTTCTTCCCAAGAGTCAGTGGGTAGCACCATCCTCTGTGGTTTTACATGATGAAGGCCAAAATGAAGATGAtatggagaaagaagaggagagagaacgCATT CTGAAGTCTGCTGTAAGTGAGAAAATGTTAAAGCCTACAGGTAGAATTGTCGGAATAATAAAAAGGAACTGGAGACCATATTGTGGCATGCTTTCCAAGTCTGACATTAAGGAG TCAAGAAGACATCTCTTTACACCTGCGGATAAGAGAATCCCTAGAATTCGGATAGAAACCAGACAGGCTTCCACATTAGAAGGACAGAGAATTATTGTTGCTGTTGATGGTTGGCCCAGAAGTTCCAGATATCCAAAC GGACACTTTGTAAAAAATTTAGGTGAAGTTGGAGACAAAGAGACTGAAACAGAAGTTTTGTTACTTGAGCACGATGTTCCCCATCAGCCTTTTTCACAGGCCGTTCTCGGCTTTCTACCAAAGATGCCGTGGAGCATTACTGAGCAG GACATGGAAAACCGAGAAGACCTGAGACATCTGTGTGTTTGTAGTGTGGACCCCCCAGGATGCACTGATATAGATGATGCTCTGCATTGTAGAgaactgaaaaatggaaatttgGAG gtTGGTGTTCATATTGCTGATGTTAGCCATTTTATTAGGCCAGGAAATGCTTTGGATCAAGAATCAGCCAGAAGGGGAACTACTGTGTATCTTTGTGAAAAG AGGATTGACATGGTTCCAGAGCTGCTTAGCTCTAACTTATGTTCCCTGAGATCTAACGTTGACAG ATTGGCATTTTCATGTATTTGGGAAATGAATGACAATGCCGAAATCTTAAAAACGAGGTTTACCAAAAGTGTCATTAATTCAAAG GCTTCCCTTACATATGCTGAAGCTCAGATGAGAATTGATTCAGCAACCATGAATGATAATATTACTACTAGTCTCCGTGGACTGAATAAACTcgctaaaattttgaaaaaaagaagaattgaaAAAGG GGCTTTGACTCTTTCTTCGCCAGAAGTTCGATTCCACATGGACAGTGAAACTCATGATCCTATAGATCTGCAGACCAAGGAACTTAG AGAAACAAATTCCATGGTGGAAGAATTTATGTTACTTGCCAATATCTCTGTtgcaaaaaaaattcatgaagaattttctgagcatGCTCTGCTTCGAAAACATCCCGCTCCTCCTCCATCAAATTACGAAATTCTTGTTAAGGCAGCTAAGTCTAAG AATTTGGAAATTAAAACCGATACAGCCAAATCTTTGGCTGATTCTTTGGACCGGGCGGATTCACCTATTTTCCCATATCTAAACACTCTGTTAAGAATATTAGCTACTCGCTGTATGATGCAAGCTGTGTACTTCTGCTCTGGAATGGATAATGATTTTCATCACTATGGCTTGGCATCCCCAATATACACACATTTTACTTCACCCATCCGAag ATATGCAGACATCATTGTTCATCGGTTGTTGGCTGTGGCTATTGGGGCTGATTGCACTTACCCAGAGCTGACAGACAAACACAAGCTTGCTGATTTATGTAAAAATCTCAATTTCCGGCACAAAATGGCACAATACGCTCAGCGTGCATCAGTGGCTTTTCATACCCAG ctatttttcaaaagcaaaggAATAGTAAGTGAAGAAGCTTATATTCTGTTTGTAAAAAAGAATGCTATTGTGGTGTTAATTCCAAAGTATGGTTTAGAAGGTACAGTGTTTTTTGAAGAAAAGGACAAACCAAAGCCACGGCTTATTTATGACGATGAG GTACCATCACTTAAAATAGAAGATACAGTGtttcatatatttgataaagTAAAAGTGAAAATCATGTTAGACTCATCAAATCTTCAGCATCAGAAAATCCGAATGTCCCTGGTGGAGCCACAG ATACCAGGGATAAGTGTTCCTCCTGACACTTCAAACACGGACATGAATGaaccagagagaaagaagaagaagctTCAAAAATAG